GGGTGGTATTTTGATTTATCAGGTATTCAGATCGTATCACAGCGTAACATCTGTCTTAAAGATAGCAATAGGGGTTCACGATACTATCAATACAACGTACCAACGAAACTTCTTTCACTGCCTGTTTATTTTTAATTCCTTCGAGATACACATGGTACATACAATCCTGCTCTTCAAACAGTCTTTTGATGGTCTCTCCCTCAGGAATAGGCTGCACCACAGCAATGCCATGATTCATAATCCCCTCATCATTGGCCTTGTTGATCATCCAGTCCACAAAGGCCCTCAAGAAGTTTCCTTCACCAAATTGAAGGATTCTTACCGGTATACGGGTTTCTGCACAGTTGTTTTGTTGAGTTCTTTCATTTGATTGTTTTAAATATATTATATTGAATAATTATCTTACGTGAATTACGTTTCGAAAAAACATTATAAAAGCCCGATAATCAGTATTATTTAACACTTCATATCAATAACCCAACAATCTATAAATAAATATAAGCTTGTTTATGCCGGCAAAGCTACAGATTTTTTATTAATCTGTAATCGATAAAACAATCTGTCCACCCTATAAAACCAATTTATACCATCATTCATTTATAAATAAATAGTAATATTGCAAACTGTAGATCTAAACTGTCGATTCACTAAATCGAAAAACAAGGACGAATTAATTTAATCGATTAAAAATAAAAATAAGTATGAAGAAAACGTCAGTACTGCTTTTAATGCTTATTCCCATTTTCATGATAAATTGTAACGGCGGGAAAGAAACACCGGCCGATCCCTACTATGTGAGAATGGCCGACTCGGAAATGCAAAGGAATCCGGAAAGCTGGATGATTGACTTTGTGAAAACCATCAAATGGAACTATACACACGGCCTGGAATTACAGTCTATCCTCCAGGTATGGGAAAAGACCAGCGACGAAAAATATTTTAACTATGTCGAAAATTATGCAGACACCATGGTCAATGAAGACGGTACCATCAAGACATATAACCTGGAGCGATACAATATCGATCACATCAACCCCGGGAAAATATTATTCCCTGTGTATAAAAGAACAGGAAATGCCAAGTATCTGAAAGCGTTGCAATTGCTCAGAAGCCAGATGGAAACACATCCGCGCATTTCCAACGGAGGTTATTGGCATAAACAGATTTACCCACACCAGGTATGGCTGGACGGATTGTATATGGCATGTCCCTTTCTTGCCGAATACGGACAAACATTTAACGAACCAGCCCTATTTGATGAGGTAGCACTGCAGCTAACCACTGCCTGGGAAGACCTGATCGACGAAGAGACCGGACTGTTGTACCACGGATGGGATGAAAGCCGTGAACAGCGTTGGGCCGATCCCGTAACGGGAAAATCGCCTAACTTCTGGTCGAGGAGTATCGGGTGGTACATGATGGCGTTGGTAGATGTACTTGATTTTATGCCGGAAAATCATCCGAAAAGAAATGATATTATTGATAAACTGAACAAACTATCTTCTACGATTGATCAATATCGCGATCCCGAAACCGGTATGTGGTATCAGGTAACAAACCTGCCCGACAGAGAAGGGAACTATCCGGAGTCTTCCGGTTCCATCATGTTTATCTATACATGGGTGAAAGGGGCTCAAAAAGGTCATTTGCCGAAGGAATTTGCCGAAAAAGGTGCAACCGCTTACAACCAGTTCCTGAAACAATTTATCCGTGAGAACAGCAATGGCACCATTTCCGTCACCAGCGTATGCTCTGTGGCCGGATTAGGCGGAGAGAAGGTGTACCGCGACGGCAGTTTCGAATACTATATTTCAGAGCCGGTAAGAGATGACGATCCCAAAGCAGTAGGCCCGTTTATCATGACAAGCATACTGCTGGACAGGTAAAAAATTCAACGATGAACTTACAATCATCCACAATCACACTAGTGCTGATGCTTCTGCTTATTTCAGCCGGAGTATCAGCACAGGTTCCTGCCTTCCCCGGTGCAGAAGGTGCCGGTAAATACACTATCGGCGGCAGAGGAGGCAAGGTATTGTACGTCACCTCCCTGGAAGATTCTAACGAGCCTGGCACATTACGGTGGGCTGTTGCACAGAAAGGTACACGGACTATTCTTTTTCAAGTATCCGGGCAGATTCGCCTGAAAAGCCCCCTGAGAATCAATAACGGCTATCTCACCATTGCCGGCCAGTCTGCTCCCGGCGACGGTATCTGTATCAGCGACTATGAAACAATCGTCAGCGCTGATAATGTGATCATCCGTTTTCTCCGCTTCCGCCTCGGTGATGAAACGAAACGGGCTGTGGATGCCCTTTCGGGATACAGAAACGAGAATATCATCATAGACCACTGCAGCATGAGCTGGGCTATCGACGAGTTATCCTCTTTCTACGATAATAAAAACTTCACTATGCAGTGGTGTTTCATCACCGAAAGCCTGAAAAACTCTGTACATGGAAAAGGCAAACATGGCTACGGAGGTATTTGGGGAGGTCACAACGCTTCTTTTCACCACAATCTCTTTGCACACAACGATAGCCGGAATCCGCGTTTCTGCGGCAGCCGTTATTCCAACCAATCTGATCAGGAAAGGGTGGATTTCAGGAATAATGTGATCTACAACTGGGGTTCGAACAATATTTACGCGGCCGAAGGGGGCAGTTATAATGTTATCAATAACTATTATAAATATGGGCCTGCTTCCAATAACCGTTCCAAAAAACGCCTTATAAATCCGGATGCGGACAATGGTGAAAACAAACAACCGGCCGGCACCTATGGTCGTTTTTTTCTCACAGGCAACTATCTGGACGGGAGCCCGGAAATAACTGCAGACAACAGCATGGGAATTGAAATGGGTAGTACATTCACAAAGTTTGCCCCGGATGTCACGTTGAAAGATATTATAGCCAGGGAAGAATTTTCATTCTTACCGGTCACTACGGACAAGGCGGAAGAAGCCTATGAAAAAGTGCTGGAATATGGAGGATGTGCTCTGGTAAGGGATGTGCATGATCTACGGTATGTGGATAACGTAAAAAACCGCTCCTACTCATTCGAAGGGTCGGCAGGAAGCACCCACGGGCTGATCGACAGCCATACCGATGTGGGTGGATGGCCTGAATATAAGACTTACAACAGCTATACCGATTCTGACAATGACGGTATTCCTGACGGATGGCTCGAGAAAAATTATCCCGGAAAAAAGTCCAATGAACTACACAGTAGTGGATATACCTATCTCGAGATATATCTCAACAGCCTGGTCAACCATCTGATGGGTGGAAATTCAAAGGTATTCCCTTTTTGTACGCGGAGTGAAAATGAGAAAGCGGAGGTAGAATTCAAGGAGGATAGAACCGGTGA
This window of the Proteiniphilum saccharofermentans genome carries:
- a CDS encoding DUF6807 family protein, producing MNLQSSTITLVLMLLLISAGVSAQVPAFPGAEGAGKYTIGGRGGKVLYVTSLEDSNEPGTLRWAVAQKGTRTILFQVSGQIRLKSPLRINNGYLTIAGQSAPGDGICISDYETIVSADNVIIRFLRFRLGDETKRAVDALSGYRNENIIIDHCSMSWAIDELSSFYDNKNFTMQWCFITESLKNSVHGKGKHGYGGIWGGHNASFHHNLFAHNDSRNPRFCGSRYSNQSDQERVDFRNNVIYNWGSNNIYAAEGGSYNVINNYYKYGPASNNRSKKRLINPDADNGENKQPAGTYGRFFLTGNYLDGSPEITADNSMGIEMGSTFTKFAPDVTLKDIIAREEFSFLPVTTDKAEEAYEKVLEYGGCALVRDVHDLRYVDNVKNRSYSFEGSAGSTHGLIDSHTDVGGWPEYKTYNSYTDSDNDGIPDGWLEKNYPGKKSNELHSSGYTYLEIYLNSLVNHLMGGNSKVFPFCTRSENEKAEVEFKEDRTGEKIDVFINNLFFTSFIYPETLKKPCLYPILTPSGKFITRGYPLDPRPYERVDHPHHVGLWFNFGNVNGLDFWNNSSAIAPERKKEYGSIRLDSIIELNSQKGKLTTLSSWVDYQEEKLLSEKTTYIFSGVGNEYRFIERTSQLTAEQEVTFRSNKEGFFGLRVDRAFETPEDKPVKRLDVSTKLAEEPFIYNEGVNGVYRNREGLTGEAEVWGKRTPWVALRAQKEGEIITLVILDHEQNPNYPGWPHARGYGLFSMNNLGGDGMDKSADPIEIRLESGESISFRHKLVIGGDLSDEEINNLMYRFNKQ
- a CDS encoding glycoside hydrolase family 88/105 protein translates to MKKTSVLLLMLIPIFMINCNGGKETPADPYYVRMADSEMQRNPESWMIDFVKTIKWNYTHGLELQSILQVWEKTSDEKYFNYVENYADTMVNEDGTIKTYNLERYNIDHINPGKILFPVYKRTGNAKYLKALQLLRSQMETHPRISNGGYWHKQIYPHQVWLDGLYMACPFLAEYGQTFNEPALFDEVALQLTTAWEDLIDEETGLLYHGWDESREQRWADPVTGKSPNFWSRSIGWYMMALVDVLDFMPENHPKRNDIIDKLNKLSSTIDQYRDPETGMWYQVTNLPDREGNYPESSGSIMFIYTWVKGAQKGHLPKEFAEKGATAYNQFLKQFIRENSNGTISVTSVCSVAGLGGEKVYRDGSFEYYISEPVRDDDPKAVGPFIMTSILLDR